A section of the Flavobacterium sp. CG_23.5 genome encodes:
- a CDS encoding SRPBCC family protein produces MKIYKQETVQHVNATVEECWAFFSNPKNLQKITPEGMGFEITDFDQKSMYPGQIIQYKVTPLFGITLSWMTLITCVKENSYFIDEQKFGPYSFWHHKHFFEATPNGTKMTDVVHYGLPLGFLGRIMNTLLVKNKLKSIFAYRVTKVDEMFNSKK; encoded by the coding sequence ATGAAAATATACAAACAAGAAACTGTCCAACACGTAAATGCAACTGTAGAAGAATGTTGGGCTTTCTTTTCCAATCCGAAAAATCTTCAGAAAATCACACCGGAAGGAATGGGTTTTGAAATCACTGATTTTGACCAGAAGTCCATGTATCCAGGTCAAATCATTCAATATAAAGTAACGCCGCTTTTTGGGATTACATTATCGTGGATGACGCTAATTACTTGCGTTAAAGAAAATAGCTATTTTATTGACGAGCAAAAATTTGGCCCCTACAGTTTTTGGCACCACAAACATTTCTTTGAAGCAACACCAAACGGAACCAAAATGACCGATGTGGTACATTACGGATTACCACTTGGCTTCTTGGGTCGAATCATGAATACACTGCTAGTTAAAAATAAATTAAAATCCATTTTTGCTTATCGTGTAACTAAAGTGGATGAAATGTTTAATTCGAAAAAATGA
- the folE gene encoding GTP cyclohydrolase I FolE, with amino-acid sequence MILSKTKSYEKIEQYDTEVTAILADNYKTIIENLGEDVNREGLEKTPERVAKAMQYLTHGYELDPLQILKSALFTEDHKQMIIVKDIEVYSMCEHHMLPFFGKAHVAYIPNGKIVGLSKIPRIVDAFARRMQVQERLTDQIKDCIQEALNPLGVAVVIEAQHMCMQMRGIQKQNSVTTTSSFTGAFEKDKTRKEFISLVSNKLS; translated from the coding sequence ATGATATTATCCAAAACAAAAAGCTACGAGAAAATCGAACAATATGATACTGAAGTAACAGCCATATTGGCTGATAATTACAAAACTATCATTGAAAATTTAGGAGAAGATGTCAACCGCGAAGGACTCGAAAAAACACCCGAAAGAGTGGCTAAAGCCATGCAGTATTTGACTCACGGTTATGAACTGGACCCATTGCAAATTTTGAAATCTGCTCTATTTACTGAGGATCATAAACAAATGATTATAGTAAAAGATATAGAAGTATATTCAATGTGTGAACACCATATGTTACCGTTTTTTGGAAAAGCACATGTTGCCTATATTCCAAATGGAAAAATTGTGGGATTAAGCAAAATACCAAGAATTGTGGATGCATTTGCCAGAAGAATGCAAGTACAAGAACGTTTGACAGACCAAATAAAAGATTGTATTCAAGAAGCCTTAAATCCGCTTGGAGTCGCAGTTGTGATTGAAGCACAACATATGTGTATGCAAATGCGTGGGATTCAGAAGCAAAACTCGGTTACTACCACTTCTTCTTTTACAGGAGCATTCGAAAAAGACAAAACAAGAAAAGAGTTTATTAGTCTTGTTTCCAATAAATTAAGCTAA
- a CDS encoding sterol desaturase family protein, with protein MISFLIFLGVFLIMECVTWLTHKYLMHGLMWYFHADHHQPKYANIFERNDIFFVIFALPSIVLFYFGVEGGVNYLFFIGLGITFYGFCYFTIHDVLIHQRFKWFKNTNNKYLIGLRKAHKVHHKHLGKEHGECFGMLFVPFKYYKI; from the coding sequence ATGATTTCTTTTTTAATTTTTCTTGGAGTTTTCCTGATAATGGAATGTGTTACTTGGCTAACCCATAAATACTTAATGCATGGTTTGATGTGGTATTTTCATGCGGATCATCATCAGCCTAAGTATGCCAATATATTTGAACGAAATGACATCTTCTTCGTGATTTTTGCCTTGCCAAGTATTGTCCTTTTTTACTTTGGTGTAGAAGGTGGCGTGAATTATTTATTTTTCATCGGTTTAGGAATTACGTTTTATGGTTTCTGCTATTTTACTATTCATGATGTATTGATTCACCAGCGTTTCAAGTGGTTCAAGAACACTAATAACAAGTACTTAATTGGCTTACGTAAAGCGCACAAAGTGCATCACAAACATTTAGGCAAGGAACACGGTGAGTGTTTCGGAATGCTATTTGTACCATTCAAATACTACAAAATCTAG
- a CDS encoding SDR family oxidoreductase, whose translation MKILLTGATGYIGKRLLPILIGQGHHVICCVRDKNRFYVPKEFEKNVEVIEIDFLKKETLSIIPIEIDAAYYLMHSMSSSSNNFDELEGISARNFVERINQTNAKQVLYLSGIVNDDSLSKHLASRKNVEKILNTGTVPTTTLRAGIIVGSGSASFEIIRDLVNKLPIMIAPKWLNTRCQPIAIPDVLEFLSKSLLNPVTYNQSFDIGGPDILTYREMLLGFAKAKKLKRWIWTVPVMTPKLSSYWLYFITSTSFKLASALVSSMKVEVICKDTRINDLLHVKPMTYEQALSRALIKVDEDKVASSWKDSLVSGRFSSNISEYLKVPKKDCFIDRRKKEIENREYTIDKIWSIGGESGWYYGDWLWGIRGFIDKLFGGVGSRRGRTNRHDIHSGDVLDFWRVLYANKEEGKLVLYAEMKLPGQAWLEFKIINNTLYQAATFKPKGIWGNLYWYSVLPFHGFIFNGMLNKLIK comes from the coding sequence ATGAAAATTCTCTTAACTGGTGCGACAGGATACATTGGAAAACGACTCTTACCCATTTTAATTGGGCAGGGACATCATGTAATTTGTTGCGTGAGAGATAAAAATAGGTTTTATGTTCCAAAAGAATTTGAAAAGAATGTCGAAGTTATTGAAATTGATTTTCTAAAAAAAGAAACTTTATCAATAATCCCAATCGAAATAGATGCAGCCTATTATTTGATGCACTCTATGTCAAGTTCCTCAAATAATTTTGACGAATTAGAAGGTATTTCAGCTAGAAATTTTGTTGAAAGAATCAATCAGACTAATGCAAAACAAGTACTTTATCTTAGCGGTATAGTCAATGATGATTCTTTGTCCAAACATTTGGCTTCCAGAAAAAATGTCGAAAAAATTTTAAACACCGGTACAGTTCCAACAACCACACTTAGAGCCGGAATTATTGTAGGCTCCGGAAGTGCTTCGTTTGAAATAATTAGGGATTTGGTGAATAAACTTCCTATAATGATTGCGCCCAAATGGCTCAATACCAGATGTCAGCCCATTGCAATTCCTGATGTGCTTGAATTTTTGTCTAAATCGTTGCTGAATCCTGTCACTTACAATCAAAGTTTTGACATTGGTGGACCTGATATTCTCACCTATAGAGAAATGTTGTTGGGTTTTGCCAAAGCAAAAAAATTAAAAAGATGGATTTGGACCGTTCCTGTAATGACTCCTAAATTATCTTCCTATTGGTTGTATTTCATCACCTCCACTTCTTTTAAACTCGCCTCCGCTTTAGTAAGCAGCATGAAAGTCGAGGTTATTTGCAAAGACACTCGAATAAATGACTTATTACATGTAAAACCGATGACGTACGAACAAGCGTTGTCAAGAGCTTTAATAAAAGTAGATGAAGATAAAGTAGCGTCAAGCTGGAAAGATTCTCTGGTCAGCGGCAGGTTTAGCAGCAATATTTCCGAATATTTAAAAGTGCCAAAGAAAGACTGTTTTATTGATAGACGTAAAAAAGAAATTGAAAATCGAGAATATACGATTGATAAAATCTGGTCTATTGGTGGAGAATCCGGTTGGTATTATGGAGATTGGCTTTGGGGAATTCGGGGGTTTATTGACAAACTTTTTGGCGGTGTCGGTTCTCGAAGAGGAAGAACAAACCGACATGATATTCATAGCGGTGATGTTTTGGATTTTTGGCGCGTTTTATATGCAAACAAAGAAGAGGGAAAGTTAGTCTTATATGCCGAGATGAAACTCCCCGGACAAGCCTGGCTCGAATTCAAAATTATAAATAATACATTGTATCAAGCCGCCACTTTTAAACCTAAAGGAATTTGGGGAAATTTATATTGGTACTCCGTTTTGCCTTTCCACGGATTTATTTTTAATGGAATGCTGAATAAATTGATAAAGTGA
- a CDS encoding SDR family NAD(P)-dependent oxidoreductase, producing MKNIVIIGGSKGIGNAILLQQLETNLVHNISRNSPEVSHPNLIHHSLNVLQDELPEIENIDTLIYCPGSINLKPIASLSIDDFRNDFEINVIGAVKTIQKYLPVLKKGTNPSIILFSTVAAKLGMPFHASITTAKAGVEGLVKSLGAELASVVRINAIAPTITETSLSANILRNDRMKENMVERHPMKGYLKPEEVAEMANFLISEKAKSISGQVFEMDYGIVTFKI from the coding sequence ATGAAAAACATTGTAATCATTGGCGGAAGCAAAGGAATTGGAAATGCCATTTTGCTGCAGCAATTAGAAACTAATTTGGTTCATAATATAAGTAGAAATTCGCCTGAGGTTTCACATCCTAATTTGATTCATCATTCATTAAATGTTTTACAGGATGAGCTTCCTGAAATTGAAAACATTGATACTTTAATTTATTGTCCTGGCTCCATTAATTTGAAACCGATAGCAAGTTTGAGTATCGATGATTTTAGAAATGATTTTGAAATCAATGTTATTGGAGCCGTAAAAACCATCCAGAAATATTTACCAGTTTTAAAAAAAGGGACTAATCCATCTATTATTTTATTCAGCACCGTTGCAGCAAAACTAGGAATGCCATTTCATGCTAGTATTACTACTGCAAAAGCTGGAGTTGAAGGATTAGTAAAATCGTTGGGAGCAGAATTGGCGTCGGTAGTACGCATCAATGCCATTGCTCCCACGATTACCGAAACGTCACTTTCGGCAAATATTTTAAGGAATGACCGAATGAAAGAAAACATGGTCGAACGTCACCCTATGAAAGGATATTTAAAACCCGAAGAAGTGGCTGAAATGGCAAATTTCCTGATTTCGGAAAAAGCTAAATCAATTTCAGGACAGGTCTTTGAAATGGATTATGGAATTGTAACCTTCAAAATTTAG
- a CDS encoding cryptochrome/photolyase family protein — protein sequence MIKQEVALFWFRRDLRLDDNVGLYHALTSKYPVVPIFIFDEAILDSLPKNDARVNFIYESLSNINAELQKIGSSLLVKKGKTMDVWQSLLQEFDVKEVFFNKDYEPYAIKRDLAICEVLNSNNSASFLFKDQVIFEEKEITKADGLPYTVYTPFKNKWLEKYKSLAPVQEYETSDKFSNFYKSNFAFPSLEEIGFEESTIKVRPHNLKYVGNYQDIRDFPALDKTTYLSPHLRFGTVSIRKLVNWAVHKNDVFLSELIWREFFMQILFSFPKVVTHNFKSAYDGIQWRNNEEDFKRWCSGNTGYPMVDAGMRELNETGYMHNRVRMVVASFLIKHLLVQWQWGEAYFAQKLLDYELSSNVGNWQWAAGTGCDAAPYFRVFNPEIQLKKFDEKGIYIRKWIKEFDLGYGEPMVDHAFARDRAIATYKSGILK from the coding sequence ATGATTAAGCAAGAAGTAGCGCTATTTTGGTTCAGACGAGATTTGCGACTGGATGATAATGTGGGTTTATACCATGCTTTGACCTCTAAATATCCCGTAGTTCCTATATTCATTTTTGATGAGGCCATTTTAGACAGTTTACCAAAAAACGACGCGAGAGTGAATTTCATATATGAGTCTCTTTCGAATATAAATGCTGAATTACAAAAAATTGGAAGTTCCCTTTTGGTAAAAAAAGGAAAAACAATGGATGTTTGGCAATCGCTTCTCCAAGAGTTTGATGTAAAAGAAGTTTTCTTCAATAAAGATTATGAACCTTACGCCATCAAAAGAGATTTAGCTATTTGCGAAGTATTAAATTCAAATAACAGTGCTTCATTTTTGTTCAAAGATCAAGTGATTTTCGAAGAAAAAGAAATCACAAAAGCGGATGGATTGCCTTATACGGTTTACACTCCTTTTAAAAATAAATGGCTGGAAAAATACAAATCACTTGCTCCGGTTCAGGAATATGAAACTTCAGATAAATTTTCTAATTTCTATAAAAGTAATTTTGCTTTCCCTAGTTTAGAAGAAATAGGGTTTGAAGAAAGTACTATAAAAGTGCGACCTCATAATTTAAAATACGTTGGTAATTATCAGGATATACGTGATTTTCCAGCTTTGGATAAAACAACTTATCTATCTCCACATCTGCGTTTTGGTACCGTTAGCATTCGAAAATTAGTTAATTGGGCAGTGCACAAAAATGACGTTTTCTTGAGTGAATTGATTTGGAGAGAGTTTTTTATGCAAATACTTTTTAGTTTTCCAAAAGTGGTTACGCACAACTTCAAATCGGCTTATGATGGCATTCAATGGCGCAACAACGAAGAAGATTTCAAGCGCTGGTGTTCTGGTAATACAGGTTATCCCATGGTGGATGCCGGTATGCGAGAATTAAATGAAACCGGATATATGCACAATAGAGTGCGTATGGTTGTGGCGAGTTTTCTAATTAAGCACTTACTGGTCCAATGGCAATGGGGAGAAGCTTATTTTGCCCAAAAATTATTGGATTACGAATTGTCTTCTAATGTTGGAAACTGGCAGTGGGCAGCCGGAACTGGTTGTGACGCAGCGCCTTATTTTAGAGTTTTTAACCCTGAAATCCAACTTAAAAAATTCGACGAAAAAGGGATTTACATTCGGAAGTGGATAAAAGAATTTGATTTAGGTTATGGTGAACCTATGGTAGATCATGCGTTCGCAAGAGACAGAGCCATTGCTACCTATAAATCTGGAATATTGAAGTGA